The Spirosoma foliorum genome has a window encoding:
- a CDS encoding SdrD B-like domain-containing protein, whose protein sequence is MKNNFTTRRAWFATARSLVPFRLPFPLLCVVLLAVFIGVDKVSANGDSSTAYDWLAHQYDKLAEVVSYKGYRSVETLSKASKIQPTSTVASTICTGDQFLFVADYPQGASSGTLHIFDFPYTGAGNSPTYATNGCAPGIDTDASEGVAVDIAHKRIYVTTLGASQIGVYTSAGLQGSINLPSDYALSLAVDASGNNLYVAAQHGLYRYDVSLGIPSNYASFASNSTLGLSTDYLWGVSVSPTNGQLYVTTGWNPTDFLNGGATNSTTRIMSINPTTLGVNSTLVNVSKFPALFAGITVASDGSLWVVNNNAVEHRDATTGNIMGSSIGTNAPAANAGAPDSPLWAITIGPDAKVYVGSGATTACVYQVDPGSSTASVYIPYDNSQATLQRAKALAFLCSDITCPTPPVCAINIKPTVSSCYSVSGVSKATVSVEVSWSNAPSGNITVTLGGQTRTITPGVIQVNYGYNIGSHSQTIVSPQVVAFEIDLPDAGGAITASFDNNTACSDTKTYTAPAACPPTTCNATANQTGGTVFNDYNADGVLNTGETTGLAGVTVNAITCDGTVYTTTTDTYGNYVLDIPVANYPVRVEFANLPTYASNGTLHGTDGRTTTQFVTAPSCGIDLGVLDPNDYCQSNPKIIVPCYVYGDPLNGPTSGTRDAVVGFDYSTSGLNDPSAMTEVADAATVGTTWGTAYNKFTKKLFLSATVKRHAGLGPLGLGGIYISDLSDPDAPVTASLLDVTTLGINVGSIPTNAARGLVGDPTKPSADPSGYSAAGKLGIGGMDLSSDGNKLYFTNLFDNKLYELDITAYNTNGTLPTSANVKSYDMAKGLSCPSGNLHAWAVKVHKGKVYVGLVCDAAVSQNKSDLRAYVQELDGTTVSTAFDFPLTYPKGFLDGAAPSRTGWFP, encoded by the coding sequence GTGAAAAACAATTTTACCACTCGTAGAGCGTGGTTCGCTACTGCTCGCTCACTAGTTCCTTTTCGCTTGCCATTTCCCCTTTTGTGTGTGGTACTATTGGCCGTCTTTATCGGGGTCGATAAAGTCTCTGCCAATGGGGATTCGTCAACTGCCTATGATTGGTTAGCCCATCAATACGATAAGCTCGCTGAGGTAGTGTCGTATAAGGGGTATCGTTCAGTAGAAACCTTGTCCAAAGCCAGTAAGATCCAACCCACTAGCACGGTAGCTAGTACAATCTGTACAGGTGATCAGTTTCTGTTTGTGGCTGATTATCCGCAGGGGGCTTCTTCGGGTACGTTGCACATTTTCGACTTCCCATATACAGGCGCGGGCAACTCGCCAACTTATGCGACCAATGGCTGTGCACCTGGGATTGACACTGATGCCTCGGAAGGGGTCGCCGTTGATATCGCCCACAAACGAATCTATGTCACTACACTAGGAGCCAGCCAAATCGGTGTATACACGAGTGCAGGGTTGCAGGGAAGCATTAACCTGCCTTCTGATTACGCCTTAAGCTTAGCGGTAGACGCATCGGGAAACAATCTGTATGTAGCCGCCCAGCATGGTCTTTACCGGTATGATGTTAGTTTAGGTATCCCGAGTAACTACGCCAGCTTTGCCAGTAACAGCACCTTAGGCTTATCGACCGATTATTTATGGGGCGTTAGTGTAAGTCCAACGAATGGTCAACTTTATGTAACGACGGGTTGGAACCCTACCGATTTTTTGAACGGAGGTGCCACCAATTCCACGACGCGAATCATGTCGATTAACCCAACTACGCTGGGTGTTAACAGTACGTTAGTCAATGTGAGTAAGTTTCCTGCGCTGTTTGCAGGTATCACTGTAGCGTCGGATGGTAGTCTTTGGGTGGTTAATAACAATGCCGTAGAGCATCGGGATGCCACAACAGGGAATATAATGGGCAGCAGCATTGGCACTAATGCTCCCGCTGCCAATGCTGGCGCGCCGGATAGTCCATTGTGGGCGATTACGATTGGACCTGATGCCAAGGTATATGTAGGTTCAGGCGCAACAACAGCCTGTGTGTATCAGGTCGATCCGGGCAGTTCTACCGCCAGTGTATATATTCCGTACGATAACTCGCAGGCTACGTTACAACGGGCTAAAGCGCTGGCGTTTTTGTGTTCGGATATTACATGCCCAACACCGCCGGTTTGCGCTATTAACATCAAACCGACGGTATCAAGTTGTTATTCGGTTAGCGGAGTGAGTAAAGCCACCGTCAGTGTGGAAGTATCGTGGAGCAACGCGCCAAGTGGTAACATCACCGTCACGCTGGGCGGACAGACCCGTACCATCACGCCGGGTGTAATCCAGGTGAACTATGGCTATAATATTGGCAGTCATAGTCAGACCATTGTGTCTCCTCAGGTGGTTGCCTTTGAAATTGATTTGCCCGATGCCGGAGGGGCAATTACTGCATCGTTCGATAATAATACAGCTTGTTCGGATACAAAAACGTATACCGCTCCGGCTGCTTGCCCACCAACAACCTGCAACGCCACGGCTAATCAAACAGGTGGAACTGTCTTTAACGATTATAACGCGGATGGTGTACTCAATACGGGCGAAACGACTGGCTTAGCTGGCGTAACCGTCAACGCGATTACCTGCGATGGAACGGTGTACACCACAACGACCGATACGTACGGAAACTATGTATTGGATATTCCTGTCGCAAACTATCCGGTGAGAGTGGAATTTGCCAATCTACCAACGTATGCCAGTAATGGAACACTCCACGGAACTGATGGACGCACTACCACTCAGTTTGTGACGGCTCCTTCCTGTGGCATCGACTTGGGCGTTTTAGACCCGAATGATTATTGCCAATCGAACCCGAAAATTATTGTTCCCTGCTACGTCTACGGCGATCCCTTAAATGGGCCGACATCGGGAACGCGCGATGCCGTTGTTGGCTTCGATTACTCGACTTCGGGTTTAAATGATCCTTCAGCTATGACGGAGGTAGCTGATGCCGCAACGGTTGGTACCACCTGGGGAACGGCCTATAACAAATTTACCAAGAAGTTATTTCTATCGGCTACCGTCAAACGTCACGCGGGTCTTGGCCCTTTAGGACTGGGTGGTATTTATATTTCTGACCTAAGCGACCCTGATGCACCAGTTACCGCGTCCTTGTTAGACGTTACTACGCTGGGTATCAACGTGGGAAGTATTCCTACGAATGCCGCGCGTGGTTTAGTGGGCGATCCGACAAAGCCAAGTGCCGACCCTTCCGGATACTCGGCTGCGGGTAAACTAGGAATTGGCGGGATGGATCTATCATCGGATGGTAACAAACTCTATTTCACGAATTTATTCGATAATAAACTTTATGAATTAGACATTACAGCTTACAACACTAACGGTACATTACCAACCTCGGCCAACGTGAAATCGTACGACATGGCCAAAGGGCTTAGTTGCCCTAGTGGTAATTTACATGCCTGGGCAGTTAAAGTTCACAAAGGGAAAGTGTATGTCGGTCTGGTTTGCGATGCCGCTGTTTCGCAGAACAAGTCTGATTTGCGCGCCTATGTTCAGGAACTCGATGGAACTACCGTTAGCACAGCTTTTGATTTTCCCTTGACGTATCCTAAAGGATTTTTAGACGGAGCTGCTCCGAGCCGAACGGGATGGTTTCCCTAG
- a CDS encoding SdrD B-like domain-containing protein, with product MVLALGDRTGIQTGYFNIAPDNTNPNPSFEELYSGIVGGDILRAYSNGTSYILENNAKAGPTTGFGVNNGQGPGFGEFYNDNFINGGGGGLTHAENSVGGLALLPGSGEVVSVSMDPLDVPDGTSNAGPYFQAGGVRHMNNLNGQVNSAYVVYSSASGAGIFGKATGLGDAVLNCSTPTYLEIGNRVWIDTNKDGIQDACEKILSGVNVSLYKGTTLIATTQTDVNGEYYFSNKSKLSTGTWSGTSADTTLLPNTAYQLLFGTSGQFASGVLSTSLGSFSITIANATGGLANDQNDSDIQITTVAGITAPGISVTTGALGSVNHTFDAGFICVTTTVASVSVTPATCNVANNTANTNGQISLMGISNADKAFLITSGPIPSYTATGSQTVSASAVSFTGLANPATAGGQSYTIVIYNGPCCYTTVTALLPYTDCNCVIPNNMSATATPANATPGSTISLNATATGTTSGTTTYTWSGPGITTPTATTVASLTVAAPGTAGVSTYMVIVSNGSSCTTSATASVTIAEPASIVVTSATVCYGSSATLVASGCTGTVTWSNSITGTTLITPALTQATNYTATCTVAGSTTTAVGTVTVLAQPVLNLSASSTLVMIGTPVSLSATGCVGTVAWSTGKSGSSISVTPANPTNVYSATCTTGPTCTTTASITVTTQTPACLLALQVTPGSCTSATNQYILTGTVSLTNAGAGSLTITDGSVSTVLTVTANQSTAVFSLMGISSDGLVHTVIANLSNCGQSSTTYTAPQSCTVATCQPPVHVCKGSNYAIGLSTTAGLGTYQWYRDGVVITGATESSYTATQAGSYSVVVNGNVVGQCPDGSCCPVVIVEDSIALYQANAQSPTCSSATLSSANADGRILVSDWKLSGSDTASYYYQVSLGNSFDATHIVAGGEAQPVPVDGILVANLPNPTATSGQAYTVRITNGLGCTKDVVVNLAQTVCACPPAKCVPFVVKRVR from the coding sequence ATGGTGCTGGCATTAGGTGATCGGACCGGTATCCAAACAGGTTATTTTAATATAGCTCCTGACAATACCAACCCAAATCCGAGTTTCGAAGAGCTTTACAGCGGAATTGTTGGGGGCGACATTTTACGAGCCTATAGTAACGGAACGTCGTATATTCTGGAAAATAATGCCAAAGCAGGACCGACGACAGGGTTTGGCGTTAACAATGGGCAGGGACCCGGTTTTGGCGAATTTTATAACGATAACTTCATCAACGGTGGGGGCGGAGGGCTTACCCATGCCGAAAATAGTGTGGGTGGTTTGGCCCTGCTACCGGGCAGTGGCGAAGTCGTATCAGTATCGATGGACCCGCTGGATGTACCTGATGGAACCAGCAATGCAGGGCCTTATTTTCAGGCTGGTGGGGTACGGCATATGAACAATTTGAATGGCCAGGTCAATAGCGCCTATGTTGTTTATTCGTCTGCCTCGGGGGCTGGTATCTTTGGTAAGGCGACGGGCTTGGGTGATGCAGTCCTGAACTGTTCGACGCCAACCTATCTTGAAATTGGAAACCGGGTTTGGATTGACACCAATAAAGATGGTATTCAGGACGCTTGTGAGAAGATATTGAGTGGCGTAAATGTAAGCCTCTACAAAGGCACAACGTTAATTGCAACAACCCAAACCGATGTGAATGGCGAATATTATTTCTCCAACAAGAGCAAACTCAGCACGGGTACCTGGTCGGGCACCAGCGCCGATACAACCTTGTTGCCCAACACAGCTTATCAACTTCTGTTTGGTACGAGTGGGCAGTTTGCCAGTGGTGTCTTAAGTACATCGTTGGGTAGTTTCAGTATTACGATAGCCAATGCGACGGGTGGGCTGGCCAATGATCAAAATGATTCCGATATCCAGATCACGACCGTAGCCGGGATTACAGCCCCAGGCATTTCGGTAACGACGGGTGCATTGGGTAGTGTCAATCATACGTTCGATGCGGGCTTTATTTGTGTAACCACGACGGTTGCCAGTGTGAGCGTAACTCCCGCTACCTGTAATGTGGCCAACAACACCGCTAATACTAACGGCCAAATTTCCCTAATGGGCATCAGTAATGCCGACAAAGCGTTTTTAATTACCAGTGGACCGATTCCTTCCTATACGGCTACGGGCAGTCAGACCGTATCGGCTTCAGCCGTTTCGTTTACGGGTTTAGCTAATCCTGCCACAGCTGGTGGCCAGAGTTATACGATTGTGATTTATAACGGCCCCTGTTGCTATACGACGGTAACAGCCTTGTTGCCTTATACAGATTGCAACTGTGTGATTCCGAACAATATGAGTGCTACCGCTACACCAGCGAATGCTACGCCAGGAAGCACGATTAGCCTAAACGCGACAGCGACCGGAACGACATCGGGCACTACGACGTATACCTGGAGTGGACCCGGCATTACTACACCGACGGCTACGACAGTGGCGAGCCTCACTGTCGCGGCTCCCGGTACAGCTGGGGTATCTACCTACATGGTAATTGTCAGTAATGGCAGCAGTTGCACCACCAGTGCGACAGCCAGTGTAACGATAGCAGAGCCTGCCAGCATTGTCGTCACATCGGCGACGGTGTGCTATGGTAGTTCAGCTACGCTTGTAGCTAGTGGTTGTACAGGAACCGTAACCTGGAGCAATAGCATTACGGGAACCACCCTGATCACACCCGCTTTGACTCAGGCCACCAATTACACGGCTACTTGTACGGTTGCAGGATCAACCACGACAGCCGTAGGTACGGTGACGGTATTGGCACAACCTGTATTAAATCTAAGTGCTAGTAGTACACTAGTAATGATAGGAACACCTGTGAGCCTATCGGCCACTGGTTGTGTGGGCACGGTTGCCTGGTCAACGGGAAAGAGTGGGTCAAGTATCAGCGTGACGCCGGCTAACCCAACGAATGTCTATTCGGCCACTTGCACAACGGGTCCGACCTGTACAACTACCGCTTCTATTACAGTGACTACTCAGACTCCGGCCTGTCTGTTAGCCCTACAGGTAACACCGGGTTCCTGCACATCAGCTACGAATCAGTATATCTTAACAGGCACGGTGAGCTTGACGAATGCCGGAGCCGGTAGTTTGACCATTACCGATGGCAGCGTATCAACTGTATTGACCGTAACCGCGAATCAGTCGACGGCTGTCTTCTCACTGATGGGTATTAGCTCGGATGGACTCGTTCATACCGTGATTGCCAACTTGAGCAACTGTGGCCAGAGCAGCACAACCTATACGGCTCCTCAAAGCTGTACAGTTGCTACATGCCAGCCCCCTGTGCATGTCTGCAAAGGCAGTAACTATGCTATCGGCTTGAGTACAACTGCTGGTTTAGGTACGTATCAGTGGTATCGGGATGGAGTGGTCATTACCGGGGCTACCGAAAGTTCCTACACCGCTACACAGGCTGGTAGTTATTCCGTGGTCGTCAACGGTAATGTTGTTGGTCAGTGTCCTGATGGGTCTTGTTGTCCGGTCGTAATTGTGGAAGATTCGATTGCTCTTTATCAGGCGAATGCGCAGAGCCCAACCTGTAGTTCGGCCACCTTATCCTCAGCTAATGCAGATGGCCGGATTTTGGTAAGTGATTGGAAGCTAAGCGGTAGTGATACGGCAAGTTATTACTACCAGGTTTCTCTCGGCAACAGTTTTGATGCGACTCATATCGTAGCTGGTGGGGAAGCTCAGCCGGTACCTGTCGATGGTATTCTGGTCGCTAATTTGCCAAACCCAACGGCAACAAGCGGCCAGGCTTACACAGTACGTATTACTAATGGACTCGGTTGTACTAAAGATGTAGTGGTGAATCTAGCTCAGACGGTATGCGCGTGTCCGCCAGCTAAGTGCGTCCCTTTTGTAGTGAAGCGAGTTCGATAG
- a CDS encoding helix-turn-helix domain-containing protein: MISSDESFGVKLKSLIDKNLPDSSLSADVICREMGVSRSSLHRLVKEHTDLSVNLFIRQCRLERAKFLLKTTELRIAEIAELVGIPNPQNFSKYFTEAFAVSPTEFRRQKPESESITPDPAPEPALIQPITDPVYTPQPEDNLPVVVHKRQYRYLIAGVIVAGLAGLALYVWLQLGRQHHGVSSLLGTNQSIAILPFKNMGPTDTGPLVEGITDDLHTVLSLGDSLKVVARTSSDQYQNTKKSIWQIGDELQVANLLKGSVLKNGNQLQVKLELIRTNDDIRLWAKTFSGSYNDLFRLTDQMGQEVLQQLNPSGVQRTQTISRPVPTTNTVAYNAFLQGRQLMLTRSEDKLKAAISQFEQAVQLDEHFADAYAYKAVCYQLLIDMGYQTGQAIWNQGKQNALTAIQFDSTNSTAYATLGSLYANAYQWKQAEAAFRQALRHNANDAQANYWYSLLLRSVGRLKEAMTYSTKAHTLDPLYPVILTGHVLNCAYAGHFDLASQTLADGKLLFGDSFLYAFGQSLTALAKDDYAQAANAYREALRLNPNLTTQWPSLYYCEARLGQPAHARAYLATQPETPQILYNKAVVCAGLGDQVNCLRYLRQAADGGYVYRDLLVFPVFRPYHRNPAFRAILRQYGLPDSLPATAQISSGL; encoded by the coding sequence ATGATAAGTTCCGACGAGTCTTTTGGAGTAAAGCTCAAGTCGCTGATTGACAAAAATTTACCTGATTCATCCCTCTCGGCCGACGTTATTTGTCGGGAAATGGGGGTTAGTCGCTCGAGTTTACATCGGCTTGTTAAAGAACATACAGACTTATCGGTCAACTTATTCATTCGGCAATGTCGATTGGAGAGAGCTAAATTTTTGCTCAAAACGACCGAATTACGCATCGCTGAAATTGCCGAGCTGGTAGGGATTCCCAACCCGCAGAATTTTAGTAAATATTTCACCGAAGCTTTCGCCGTCAGTCCTACTGAATTTAGAAGACAGAAGCCTGAATCCGAGTCGATCACTCCCGATCCAGCTCCTGAACCGGCCCTCATTCAACCGATTACAGATCCAGTATATACTCCTCAACCAGAGGACAACCTACCTGTAGTTGTTCATAAACGCCAATATAGATATCTGATAGCAGGAGTGATTGTAGCTGGCTTGGCCGGTCTGGCCCTGTATGTCTGGCTTCAATTAGGACGCCAACATCACGGGGTATCATCGTTATTGGGGACTAACCAATCCATTGCGATTCTGCCCTTCAAAAACATGGGGCCAACCGATACGGGCCCGCTGGTGGAGGGCATCACCGACGATCTGCATACCGTGTTGTCGCTGGGAGACTCCCTCAAGGTCGTTGCTCGTACCTCCTCCGACCAATACCAGAATACGAAAAAATCAATCTGGCAGATTGGTGACGAACTACAAGTAGCTAATCTACTGAAAGGCAGTGTATTGAAAAATGGCAATCAGCTTCAGGTGAAGCTCGAACTCATTCGTACAAATGACGATATTCGACTCTGGGCTAAAACGTTCAGCGGCTCCTATAATGATCTCTTTCGCCTGACCGACCAGATGGGTCAGGAAGTCCTCCAGCAACTCAATCCGTCAGGTGTTCAACGTACCCAAACGATCTCACGACCGGTACCAACCACCAATACAGTTGCCTACAATGCGTTTTTGCAGGGCCGCCAGTTAATGCTTACGCGCTCGGAGGACAAACTTAAAGCTGCGATTAGTCAGTTCGAGCAGGCCGTACAACTCGATGAGCACTTTGCCGATGCCTACGCCTATAAAGCCGTATGTTACCAGTTGCTGATCGACATGGGCTACCAAACCGGCCAGGCCATCTGGAACCAGGGAAAACAAAACGCCCTGACGGCTATCCAGTTCGACAGCACCAACAGCACGGCCTACGCCACACTCGGCAGTTTGTATGCCAATGCGTACCAATGGAAGCAGGCCGAAGCAGCCTTCCGACAGGCCTTACGCCATAACGCGAACGATGCCCAGGCTAACTACTGGTATAGCCTGCTGCTCCGGTCGGTGGGGCGGCTGAAGGAGGCCATGACATACAGCACCAAAGCCCATACCCTCGACCCACTTTATCCAGTTATTCTGACTGGGCACGTGTTAAACTGTGCCTACGCAGGCCACTTCGATCTGGCTAGTCAAACACTGGCCGATGGTAAGCTACTGTTCGGCGATTCGTTTCTGTATGCGTTTGGTCAGAGTCTCACGGCTCTGGCTAAAGACGACTACGCTCAGGCGGCTAACGCCTACCGGGAAGCGCTGCGACTGAATCCTAATCTTACGACCCAATGGCCTTCGCTCTACTACTGCGAAGCCCGGTTAGGTCAACCTGCCCACGCCCGTGCCTATCTGGCAACTCAGCCTGAAACACCCCAGATCTTGTACAACAAGGCTGTTGTATGTGCAGGCCTTGGCGACCAGGTCAATTGCCTGCGCTATCTTCGGCAAGCTGCCGACGGCGGTTATGTTTATCGAGACCTGCTGGTGTTTCCCGTCTTCCGGCCCTACCACCGTAATCCAGCGTTCCGTGCCATTCTTCGCCAGTATGGCCTACCCGATTCCCTTCCTGCCACTGCCCAAATTAGTAGTGGTTTATAA
- a CDS encoding OmpH family outer membrane protein, whose protein sequence is MKKNLVMAFAAALLMGGLNAQAQAPTATPATTTAAGPLKLGYTNIDYVLSQTPEAKDIQNQLTIQRTQSENELKRMQKELEDKYGAYEKGAAQMSDVIKKDRETELQSLQARIQEFSQTSQQSLQAKYQQLVNPVVQKIQKAIDAVAKENGYQYVFNLDAGANTIPILLVAPEENNITELVLKKMGIDPAKAAAAKPATTGGSAPATTKPAAPASGTAPKKN, encoded by the coding sequence ATGAAGAAAAACCTCGTCATGGCGTTTGCAGCAGCCCTCTTAATGGGCGGTTTAAACGCACAGGCACAAGCCCCAACCGCAACGCCTGCTACGACCACCGCAGCTGGGCCGCTGAAGTTAGGCTATACGAACATTGACTACGTTCTATCGCAAACGCCCGAAGCAAAAGATATCCAAAACCAATTGACCATTCAGCGGACCCAGTCGGAAAATGAACTGAAGCGGATGCAAAAGGAATTGGAAGACAAGTATGGCGCTTATGAAAAAGGTGCTGCTCAAATGTCGGACGTGATCAAGAAAGACCGCGAAACCGAATTGCAGAGCCTGCAAGCCCGGATTCAGGAATTTAGCCAAACATCGCAGCAGTCGTTGCAGGCTAAATACCAACAATTGGTGAACCCAGTAGTACAGAAGATTCAGAAAGCGATTGACGCTGTTGCTAAAGAAAATGGCTACCAATACGTATTCAATCTTGACGCTGGCGCCAATACCATCCCCATTCTGCTGGTTGCTCCGGAAGAAAATAACATCACGGAACTGGTCTTAAAAAAGATGGGTATCGATCCTGCTAAAGCCGCTGCTGCTAAACCAGCTACAACAGGTGGAAGCGCTCCGGCCACAACGAAGCCTGCCGCACCAGCTTCAGGTACAGCTCCTAAGAAAAATTAA
- a CDS encoding OmpH family outer membrane protein — translation MKKALFIVLLCSVWATIPAQAQKFGYIDTEYIFSKMPEYQKALSEIDKFADKWSKDIQDKYVEIEKLQKAYQAEEILLTEDMKRDRQKAISDKEREARDYNNKVFGYQGLLFEKKKELMKAPMELINRAVEKVCLQKKLNFMFDKASDFVMLYTDPRHDYSDYIMEELGLDTKPTATNGNPTNKTTTKPK, via the coding sequence ATGAAAAAAGCCCTATTTATTGTACTTTTGTGCTCCGTTTGGGCAACCATTCCTGCTCAGGCCCAGAAATTCGGATACATCGATACGGAGTACATCTTTAGCAAGATGCCTGAGTATCAGAAAGCACTTAGCGAAATCGACAAGTTTGCCGATAAGTGGTCTAAAGACATTCAGGACAAATACGTTGAGATTGAGAAGCTCCAAAAAGCCTATCAGGCCGAAGAAATTCTGCTAACTGAAGACATGAAGCGCGACCGGCAAAAAGCCATTAGCGATAAAGAACGCGAAGCCCGGGATTATAACAATAAAGTATTTGGGTATCAGGGCTTGTTATTCGAAAAGAAGAAAGAGTTAATGAAAGCGCCAATGGAGCTGATTAACCGAGCGGTTGAAAAAGTATGTCTGCAGAAGAAACTGAACTTTATGTTCGACAAAGCCTCTGACTTTGTTATGCTCTATACAGACCCACGGCACGATTACTCAGACTACATTATGGAAGAATTAGGGTTAGACACTAAACCAACGGCGACCAACGGCAATCCAACAAATAAAACAACCACAAAACCTAAGTAA